The DNA region CAGGGGAGTGTTTTATACAGCGTACTGTGTCCGGGCCTGCCATCCGCGGAAGGTGCAGGGTTGCGCCTCTGGCTGAAGCGGCGGCCCGGTCAGGAAATTCCCAGCCAACTTTGAAATGATGGAGATCCGCTCATCCATGTGGTGGTCGGCGCCGAACCAGAGATGTCAACAGTATCCGGGCGTTAGCAATCCACGAGGGGAGTGGACGATGTCAGCATCAGTTGTGGCACCTGTCCCTGCAACAGAAGATTCTGCGGTTGAATGGGTCAGACCCACCTGGGAAGAAGTGGTGGCCAACCATTCCGCCAAGGTCTACCGGCTGGCCTACCGCCTGACCGGAAACAAGTTCGACGCCGAGGACCTCACCCAGGAGGTGTTCGTCCGCGTCTTCCGGTCACTTGAGAACTTCAAGCCCGGGACCCTGGACGGCTGGCTGCATCGCATCACCACTAACCTGTTCCTTGACCAGGCACGGCGCAAGAGCCGCATCCGGTTCGACGCGCTGGCGGAGGACGCAGAGTCACGGATTCCCGGACGCGAGCCCGGCCCGGAGCAGAGCTTCGAGTTCAACAACCTTGATCTCGACGTCCAGGCAGCCCTCGAGGAACTTCCGCCTGACTTCCGGGCGGCCGTGGTGCTGTGTGACCTGGAAGGCCTGTCCTACGACGAAGTGGCCGCCGCCCTGGGCGTCAAGCTCGGTACAGTGCGCTCCCGCATCCACCGCGGCAGGACCATGCTCCGCGAAAAGCTCGCGCACCGGGATCCCCGGCCCCAGCAGTCGCGGAAGCCGAAGCTGTCGATGCCACGCATCGCCGGCCTTCTCTGATCGGTCCCATGACGGTCCACAACCCCTTTGGCCGCAGGCATCGCCGCGGCGGCGACCACCTGCAGTCCTGCGCTGAGTGTGCCGCGGCGGTGCACCGCGAACGCCAATACATTGAACGGCTTCGTGGGGCTGCCGTTCCGCCGGCAAGCGATGACCTGACGGCCCGGCTGCTGGCGCGGACGCAGGTATTGGCTACTGCGCCGCCCCACCCCGCGCCGCCGCAGCACCTGGCAGCAAAGGTCCTGGTCCTTGCAGCAGGGGGAACGGCCGCCGCAGCAGGCGTACTGGCCGTCAGCGCCTTTGCGCTGGCGGGAGATGACCTTCCGGTGGCAGGGAACGCCCTGGCAGGCAGTTTGGTCCAGCAGTCGGAGCACCTTCCGGCGGATGGGCGGGAGCTGAGCGAGGCCCAACTGACCCAACTCCGTTCTGATGGCTGGGTCTGCCCTGAGCTGGAATCGCTTGGATTCCACGTCCAGTCTGCGACTGTTACAACGGTTGACGGCCGGCCCGCCGTGGAAATGCACCTGTCCGATGGTAAGTATTACGCTACGGTCCTTGAACAGCATCGCGAGGACCGCCGGCGCCCGGTGGACGGGCAACCCGGCGTCGGGGAGCTGCAGATCCGGGGCTCCTCTCCATGGACCGCCACCTACGAGACTCCGGCGGCCACATTCACGTATGAGTCGGACCGCCCCGAGGAGCAGGCGGACGACGCCGTTCCTGTCCTGCAGGAGCTCAGTACCCGCGCATCCGCCGGGGTCAATGCCGGCATCGCTGCGGAGCCTGCTGCGGCGGAAGCCGACGCCCGGGACGACTCTTTGAGTGGGCGGCTGCAGCGTGGAATCCGTAAGATTACGGAAATGCTGACGCCTTGATCCGGGCTGTTTCCGCACCCTGTCCGCGGGAATCGTCAGCCGGACCCCGGAGAGGGTAATCTTCCTAAAGTGTTTGGAATCAACGGCCCGGAGTTTTTCCTTCTGCTGATCATCGGCATCATGGTGATCGGTCCCAAGCGGCTGCCCGAATACACCCAGAAGCTCGCGAATCTGGTAAAGGAAGTCCGCCGCATGGCCTCCGGTGCGCGCGAGCAGATCAAGGAGGAGGTGGGGATAGACATCGATGAAGTCGATTGGAAGAAATACGACCCCCGCCAGTACGATCCGCGGCGCATCATCAAGGAAGCGTTGCTCGACGACGATTCCAAGCCTGTCAGCGTGGGCGCCCCTGCCGCCGTGGCGGCCGTGTCCGGCGCAGCGGCCGTTGCCGCAGGCGGGACAGCCGGCTCCTCCCGGTCTGAACGGGTCGTCCAGCACCTGCCCCCTGGCGAAGTGGCGCCATTCGACACGGAAGCCACCTAAGGTGTGTTCCCCCACGGGATGCTCCTGATGACGGCGACTGAAACCCATGACTGAAGAACCAGCACGATGGACCCAGGCCACCGTCTACGCCGATATGTGGGTTGACCCGGACAATGACCCCCGCGAGAGCGACGGAGTCAGTCCGGACGGTGAGCTTGCGACGCTGCAGGACTACCTGGCGAACTACCGCCTGACGCTGCTGATGAAGTGTGAGGGCATGGATGCCGAGCAAATGGCCCGCCGCTCGGTTCCGCCGTCCACCATGTCGCTGCTCGGCCTTCTTCGGCACCTCGTCGAGGTGGAACGGGACTGGCACAACTGGATCGGCGACGACGATCCGCTTCCGAAGCTTTATGGCAAACGCGACGCGGACTTCGACGGAGCGGTGGCCGAACAGGCCGAGGTGGACGCTGCGTACGCGAATTTGGCGCGTGAGCAGGCAGCCACCGATGCCGCACTGGCCCGGCATCCGGACCTCGGCGAGCGCGTAGGCAAGGACGGGATCGCCATCCGGGAGTTGATGGTGCACAGGATCGAAGAGTATGCCCGCCACTGCGGGCACGCAGACCTCCTGCGCGAGTGCATCGACGGACGCGTGGGCCAATAATCTGGGCTTCTACGAGCTTCCCGCTCAGCGCGGCTGCAGACCCAGCTTCATCTCCGTAAGGCCCCGCGGTTTGGCGGCCAGTTTGCCGGCAATCGAGGTCAGCGCCACGGCTGCCGGGGTTTCCGGCTGGCCAAGGACGATGGGTGAACCGGCATCACCGCCCTCCCGCAACAGGATGTCCAGCGGAATCTGTCCCAGCAGCGGGACGTCGGCGCCGACGGTCGCCGTCAGCCGTTCGGCGAGGACCGCCCCGCCACCGCTTCCGAACAGCTCCATCCGGCCGCCGTCGGGCATTTCCAGGTAGGACATGTTCTCGATGACGCCCGCCACGGACTGACCCGTCTGGGTGGCGATTGCCCCCGCGCGTTCGGCGACGTCGGCCGCCGCGGTCTGGGGCGTGGTGACCACCAGGATTTCGGCCTTCGGAAGCAGCTGGGCCACGGAGATGGCGATGTCTCCGGTTCCTGGCGGGAGGTCAAGGAACAGGGCGTCGAGGTCGCCGAAGTAGACATCCGTCAGGAACTGTTCCAGAGCGCGGTGCAGCATGGGCCCGCGCCAAGCCACGGGCTGGTTTGCCGTGACGAACATGCCGATGGAGATGACCTTGACGCCGTAGGCCACCGGCGGCAGGATCATGTCGTCCACACGGGTGGGCGGCTGGGTGATGCCCATCAGGGCCGGAACAGAGAAACCATAGACATCCGCGTCCACGATTCCCACACGGAGCCCCTGCGCCGCCAGTGCGCACGCCAGGTTCACCGTAACGGACGATTTTCCCACGCCACCCTTCCCGCTGGCCACAGCGAAGACCTTCGTCAGCGAACCAGGCTGGTTGAAGGGAATCCCGCGCTGGCCGCCGGCGCCGCGTAGCTGTTCTTTCAGCGCGTCACGCTGGGCCTGGTTCATCACCTTCAGTTCAACCTCGACGGCGGTGACCCCGGGAACGGCGGACAGCGCCCTTTCCGAGTCGGCGGTGATGGTATCCCGCAGCGGACACCCGGCGATGGTGAGCAGCACGGCCAACCGGACCCGGCCGTCGTCGGCAATCTCAATGGAATCCACCATGCCCAGCTCCGTGATGGGACGGCGAAGCTCAGGATCGATAACAGTGGTCAGTGCAGCATTGACTGCCTGTTCCAGGGTAGTGCTCATAAAGGCGGAGCTCAGCTTTCGGGGGTTGGGGGCTGCGGCGGGACGCGGGGATCCTGGACGGAGTGGGCGGGCTTGACCTTGGGGATCTGCTGCGTGCGGGGGCTCCGTTGCTTGTCCCGCTTTTCCTTCAGCCTTTCCCTGACCTTCTCGCGCGGAGATTCGTGGCTGCCGGCCCCGGAGGGATCGTGGGTCCGCAGCTCCTCCTGCGCCTCCAGCATGTCCTCAAGGAGGGAACGCAGCTCCGCCCTGACGTAGTCCCGCGTAGCCACCTCACGGAGGGCTATCCGCAGGGAGGCCAGCTCCCTGGTGAGGTACTCGGTGTCCGACAGGTTGCGTTCGGCCCGCTGGCGGTCCTGCTGGAGCGAAACGCGGTCGCGGTCGTCCTGTCGGTTTTGCGCCAGCAGCAGCAGCGGTGCCGCGTAGGAGGCCTGTAGGGAGAGCATCAGGGTCAGCAGGGTATAGCCGAGGAGGCGGGAGTCGAACTGCCACTCCTGCGGTGCCCACGTGTTCCAGACCAGCCAGATGACGACGAAGACTGTCATGTAGACGAGGAACTGCGGTGTGCCCATGAACCGGGCGAAGCCTTCCGTAGCGTGGCCGAAGGCATCAGGATCAGGCGAGAACTTAGGCAGGATGCGCTGGCGTCCGCTCAGGGGTGTATCGAGGCTGCCTTTTGAAGCGCCCTTGGGCAGGTTCCGCTGGCTGGGGTTCTTTGGGGCGCTGTTGTCAGCCAATGCGGCCTCCGAGCCTTCTTATCGGGGCTTCGCCATCATGGGCGCGCCAGTCGTCCGGCAACAGATGATCCAAAACGTCATCAACAGTCACCGCCCCCACAAGCCGGCCGGCGTCGTTGACGACCGGAAGGGAGTTCAGGTTGTAGGTTGCCAGGGTCCGGGCCACTTCGCTGATGTGGGCCTGGTCGGACAACGGCTCAAGGTTCTTGTCCACGAGGTTGCCAAGGGGCTCAAACGGAGGGAAGCGAAGGAGTTGCTGGATGTGGACCACGCCGAGGAAGCGGCCGGTGGGCGTCTCCAGCGGCGGCCTGGCAATAAAAATGGACGAGGCAAGGGCCGGGGAGAGTTCCTCGCGCCTGACGTGTGCCAGGGCTTCGGCGACGGTGGCCTCAGGGGGCAGGATGACAGGAACGGGCGTCATCAGCCCACCGGCGGTGTCCTCGTCGTATTCCAGCAGGCGCCGGACGTCCTCGGCGCCCTCCGGCTCCATGAGCTGCAGCAGTTCTTCAGCCTGGGCCGAGGGCAGTTCACCCAGGAGGTCGGCGGCGTCGTCGGGATCCATCTCCTCCAGGACGTCGGCGGCGCGCTGGACGTCCAGGGCGGAAAGGATCTCCACTTGGTCGTCCTCCGGGAGTTCCTGGAGGACGTCGGCGAGCCGTTCGTCCTGGAGTTCGCTGGCTACCTCAAAGCGGCGTTTGTCGCTCATCTCCTGGAGGGCCTCGGCGAAGTCGGCGGGCTTGAGGTCCTCATGGTTGGCCACGAACTGGGTGGCAGCCTGCGGCTCCGTGCGGGCTCCCTGGAGGGCGTCGGCCCAGTCGATGATCATGGTTTCGTTGCGGCGCAGCCGGCTGAGCGGGGAAAGCGAGTGGCCCCTGCGGACGAAAAGCTTGCTCACGAACCAGTCGCGGGACCGGTGCTGGTCCATGGCGATGTCCTCAATGGTGGCGTCGCCGCTTCCATCCCGCAGGGTCACCCGCCGGTCGAACATTTCCGCGACCACCAGGGTCTCCGCGCCGCGCTGTTCAAAGCGCCGGAGGTTGACCAGCCCGGTGCAGATGATCTGGGTCTGGTCGATGGAGGTGATCCGGGTCATGGGCACAAAGACGCGTTTTTTCCCGGGAACTTCGACGACGATGCCCACCACGTGCGGGGCGCCGCGGCTTCCGCGGGAGAGCACCACAACATCGCGCAACCGGCCCAGACGGTCACCCAGCGGGTCGAAGACGTCAAGACCCAGAAGGCGCGCAACGAAGACGCGCGTAAGATTTGTGCTCACGTCTACAGGCTACCGAGTCTGCTCTCTTTTAGCTGAATTTACAGGCGGTACACATGCTGATGGGCAAGAATGGAGGTATGTCAAACTTTTTTGGTGCTCCCAAGGCCGGCGGCCCCAACGGGCTGGACGAGTCCCGTACCGTCCCCACCGGTGACGCCGTCGGCTCGTACACCTCCTATCTGGACGCCCAGAAGGCGGTGGATTACCTTGCCGACCAGCAGTTCCCGGTCCACATGGTCTCCATCGTCGGCAACGAGCTCAAGATGGTGGAGCGGGTGACCGGCCGCCTGAGCTATCCGCGGGTGGCGCTCTCGGGGGCGCTCAGCGGCATGTGGTTCGGCCTGTTCGTCGGTGTGATGCTGTCCTTCTTCGCACCCTCCCCGGGCTACTTCTCCATTCTCGCCTCCGTGCTGATGGGCGCAGCATTCTTCATGTTGTTTGGCATTGTCACGTATGCAATGCAGCGGGGGAAGCGGGACTTCACCTCCACGAGCCAGGTGGTGGCCACCAGTTATGACGTGGTGGTGTCCGTGGAGGCCGCCCACGAGGCCCGGCGCCTGCTCCACCAACTGCCGATGACCCGCTCCGATGCTGCATCAGCTCCCAGGCCGTACACCCAGCGCGACTACCAGAACCAGCCTTTCAACCAGCCGGGCCAGCCCGGACAGCCCGGCCAGACGTCCGGCCAGGCACCTGCCCGCCCCGCCGGCTGGACCGACCCCTACGGTCAACACGGGCCCGGTCCCGCGGCACAAGGGGATCCCGCTGCCGGGACGCAGGAGGGCCAGCCCGAAGGAACTGCCCAGCCGGCCCCGGCGCCTGCGGCTGCGGTCCGCTATCCGGACCTGCCCGACGGGCGGCCCCAGTACGGCGTGCGTGTTTCCGACACCCCGGCTCCTGCTGAAGCCGACGCGACCACCCAGGGCAACGGGCAGCAACAGGAAGGCACCCTCCCGCCGGCACCGCAGCGGGACAAGGATGAATCTCAGCCTTAGCTGATCTGCAAGGGCGCTCAAAGCGCGAACGGACACTTAAGCCCCGGGGCTTAGGTGTCCGTTCGCGCTTAACACGTGGGGCTGCTAGGAGGCCTCGCCGTCTGCTTCCCGGTAGATGCCGGCCATCCAGGACTCGACGTCGCGGGCCTTGCGGGGCAGCGCGGCGCTCAGATTGACGGGGCCGCCGGACGTCATGAGGATGTCGTCTTCGATCCGGATGCCAATGCCGCGGTATTCCTCAGGGATCCCGAGATCCTCGTTCTTGAAATACAGGCCGGGTTCGATGGTGAACACCATGCCTTCGGTAAGCACGCCATCGAGGTACAGCTCGCGCTTGGCCTGCGCGCAGTCGTGAACGTCCAGGCCCAGGTGATGGCTGGTGCCGTGCGGCATCCAGCGGCGGTGCTGCTGGCCCTCGGGGCTGATGGCTTCCTCGACGCTCACTGGGAGCAAACCCCACTCGGCGAGCCGTTCGGCCAGCACGGTGGTGGCGGCGGTGTGGATGTCGCGGAACTTGGTGCCCGGCTGCGCGGCGGCGAATCCGGCGTCGGCGGCGTCAAGGACTGCTTCGTAAACCTTGCGCTGGATATCCGTGAACACGCCATTGGCCGGTAATGTCCGGGTGATGTCTGCCGTGTACAGCGAGTCCACCTCCACGCCCGCATCCAGCAGCAACAGCTCACCGGCGTTGAGCTTGCCGACGTTGCGGGTCCAGTGCAGCACGGTGGCGTTGTTTCCCGAGGCAGCGATGGTGTCGTAGCCCAGTTCGTTGCCCACTTCGCGGGCCCGCGCAAAGAAGGCGCCTTCCACAACCCGTTCGCCGCGGGCATGCGTGAGCGCACGGGGAAGGGCCTTGACCACTTCCACAAAGCCCTCAACGGTGGCGGCCACAGCCATCTCCATCTGTTCGACCTCCCACTCGTCCTTCAGGAGCCGGAGCTCGGACAGGGCCTCGGACAGCTTCTCATCCAGGGCGTCCAGGACGGCGAGGTCCAGGTTTTCGGGATCCTTGGCCGTGTTGTAGCGGGCGGTGTCCACGAGGGCATCGATGTTTTCGTCCACCTTGCGGACCAGACGGATGGAGATGCCGCCGATCTCGGGGGCACCCACATTTTTGGTGATTGCCGATTCGAGTTCATCGATGTGAGCGGTGGTCAGGGCCAGGCGGGCTTCGAACTCTGCAAGCGTGGGTCGGGCACCGATCCAGAACTCGCCGGACCGTGAGTCGGCGTAGAACTTTTCCGTATCCCTGCCCGCCAGCGGGCGGAAGTAGAGCGTGGAGCGGTGGTGGCCGCCGTCGTCGCCTGTACCTTCGGCAACGGGTTCCAGAATCAGGACGGCGTCCGGCTCGTGGTCCAGGCCCAGGCCGGTGAGGTGGGCGAAGCCGGAGTGTGGGCGGAAACGGTAGTCGCAGTCGTTGGAACGGACCTTCAGCGGACCGGCGGGAATGACCAGGCGTTCGCCTTTGAATCGGTCTGAAATGGCCTTGCGCCGTGCTGCGGCGTGGCCGGCCACGGCATCGCGCGCCGGCAGCTCCTGGCTGGACGGTGCCCAGTTGCTGGCCATAAAGGCCTTGAAGGCGTCGGAACTGGGCCGCTGCGAGCGGTTGTTGACGCGCTCGTCGAGGGGCTGGGAAGCAGAGTCAGGGGTGTTTTCGGCATCGTTCACGGCACCATCGTCTCACCAGCACGAGTGCCTGGGCCAATACCGCGGCGAACGTCCAGACGAACCGGCCCTCCCGTATCACGAGCTTTGGCGCTACGATTGCCTCCCACGGGGAATGGTCGGTACGGGACAGGCTGCCCTGGACAACCAGGAAGATGGCAATGGAAACCGACGACAACAAGGCTCTGATCAGGCGGTTCTACGAAGAGATCGACGCTGGAAATATCGACGCGATGGATGAGCTGGTCGCCGAGGACTATCTTGACCACAATCCACCGTTCCCGGGGATGCCTGCCGGACGCGAGGGCCTGAAGGCGGCCTTCCGCATTTTTTGGAAGGCCACCCCGGGCCGGCACGAGATCGAGGACCAGGTCGCCGAAGGGGACCGAGTGGTGACCCGTCTGACGGCGTCGGGAACCCACGAAGGCGAACTCCCTGGCCCCCTTCCTGCCAGCGGTGCGACGTTGAGTGAGACCGCTGTGGCCGTCCACCGTATCGAGCACGGGAGGATCGTTGAGCATTGGTCAAATAGGGACGACCTGGGGTTGATGCAGCAGCTCGGCGTGATCCAACTGCCCGGGGACTGACCGGGGTACTCATAAACTAGGCTGGGCAGGTGAGGATAGACCTGCATGCCCACTCCAATGTTTCCGACGGCACGGAGACCCCTGCCGATGTCATGGCATCCGCCGCCCGCGCGGGCCTGGACGTGGTGGCCCTGACGGACCATGATTCCACCGACGGCTGGGCCGAAGCCTCACGCGCCGCCCAGGCAGCCAGTGTGGCGCTGGTTCCTGGCATGGAGGTTTCCTGCCGCACGGAACAGG from Arthrobacter pascens includes:
- a CDS encoding general stress protein, whose translation is MSNFFGAPKAGGPNGLDESRTVPTGDAVGSYTSYLDAQKAVDYLADQQFPVHMVSIVGNELKMVERVTGRLSYPRVALSGALSGMWFGLFVGVMLSFFAPSPGYFSILASVLMGAAFFMLFGIVTYAMQRGKRDFTSTSQVVATSYDVVVSVEAAHEARRLLHQLPMTRSDAASAPRPYTQRDYQNQPFNQPGQPGQPGQTSGQAPARPAGWTDPYGQHGPGPAAQGDPAAGTQEGQPEGTAQPAPAPAAAVRYPDLPDGRPQYGVRVSDTPAPAEADATTQGNGQQQEGTLPPAPQRDKDESQP
- a CDS encoding magnesium transporter MgtE N-terminal domain-containing protein, translating into MSTNLTRVFVARLLGLDVFDPLGDRLGRLRDVVVLSRGSRGAPHVVGIVVEVPGKKRVFVPMTRITSIDQTQIICTGLVNLRRFEQRGAETLVVAEMFDRRVTLRDGSGDATIEDIAMDQHRSRDWFVSKLFVRRGHSLSPLSRLRRNETMIIDWADALQGARTEPQAATQFVANHEDLKPADFAEALQEMSDKRRFEVASELQDERLADVLQELPEDDQVEILSALDVQRAADVLEEMDPDDAADLLGELPSAQAEELLQLMEPEGAEDVRRLLEYDEDTAGGLMTPVPVILPPEATVAEALAHVRREELSPALASSIFIARPPLETPTGRFLGVVHIQQLLRFPPFEPLGNLVDKNLEPLSDQAHISEVARTLATYNLNSLPVVNDAGRLVGAVTVDDVLDHLLPDDWRAHDGEAPIRRLGGRIG
- a CDS encoding Sec-independent protein translocase TatB, whose amino-acid sequence is MFGINGPEFFLLLIIGIMVIGPKRLPEYTQKLANLVKEVRRMASGAREQIKEEVGIDIDEVDWKKYDPRQYDPRRIIKEALLDDDSKPVSVGAPAAVAAVSGAAAVAAGGTAGSSRSERVVQHLPPGEVAPFDTEAT
- the sigE gene encoding RNA polymerase sigma factor SigE, which produces MSASVVAPVPATEDSAVEWVRPTWEEVVANHSAKVYRLAYRLTGNKFDAEDLTQEVFVRVFRSLENFKPGTLDGWLHRITTNLFLDQARRKSRIRFDALAEDAESRIPGREPGPEQSFEFNNLDLDVQAALEELPPDFRAAVVLCDLEGLSYDEVAAALGVKLGTVRSRIHRGRTMLREKLAHRDPRPQQSRKPKLSMPRIAGLL
- a CDS encoding DUF1003 domain-containing protein — its product is MADNSAPKNPSQRNLPKGASKGSLDTPLSGRQRILPKFSPDPDAFGHATEGFARFMGTPQFLVYMTVFVVIWLVWNTWAPQEWQFDSRLLGYTLLTLMLSLQASYAAPLLLLAQNRQDDRDRVSLQQDRQRAERNLSDTEYLTRELASLRIALREVATRDYVRAELRSLLEDMLEAQEELRTHDPSGAGSHESPREKVRERLKEKRDKQRSPRTQQIPKVKPAHSVQDPRVPPQPPTPES
- a CDS encoding aminopeptidase P family protein — protein: MNDAENTPDSASQPLDERVNNRSQRPSSDAFKAFMASNWAPSSQELPARDAVAGHAAARRKAISDRFKGERLVIPAGPLKVRSNDCDYRFRPHSGFAHLTGLGLDHEPDAVLILEPVAEGTGDDGGHHRSTLYFRPLAGRDTEKFYADSRSGEFWIGARPTLAEFEARLALTTAHIDELESAITKNVGAPEIGGISIRLVRKVDENIDALVDTARYNTAKDPENLDLAVLDALDEKLSEALSELRLLKDEWEVEQMEMAVAATVEGFVEVVKALPRALTHARGERVVEGAFFARAREVGNELGYDTIAASGNNATVLHWTRNVGKLNAGELLLLDAGVEVDSLYTADITRTLPANGVFTDIQRKVYEAVLDAADAGFAAAQPGTKFRDIHTAATTVLAERLAEWGLLPVSVEEAISPEGQQHRRWMPHGTSHHLGLDVHDCAQAKRELYLDGVLTEGMVFTIEPGLYFKNEDLGIPEEYRGIGIRIEDDILMTSGGPVNLSAALPRKARDVESWMAGIYREADGEAS
- a CDS encoding DinB family protein — its product is MTEEPARWTQATVYADMWVDPDNDPRESDGVSPDGELATLQDYLANYRLTLLMKCEGMDAEQMARRSVPPSTMSLLGLLRHLVEVERDWHNWIGDDDPLPKLYGKRDADFDGAVAEQAEVDAAYANLAREQAATDAALARHPDLGERVGKDGIAIRELMVHRIEEYARHCGHADLLRECIDGRVGQ
- a CDS encoding ester cyclase, giving the protein METDDNKALIRRFYEEIDAGNIDAMDELVAEDYLDHNPPFPGMPAGREGLKAAFRIFWKATPGRHEIEDQVAEGDRVVTRLTASGTHEGELPGPLPASGATLSETAVAVHRIEHGRIVEHWSNRDDLGLMQQLGVIQLPGD
- a CDS encoding anti-sigma factor, whose protein sequence is MTVHNPFGRRHRRGGDHLQSCAECAAAVHRERQYIERLRGAAVPPASDDLTARLLARTQVLATAPPHPAPPQHLAAKVLVLAAGGTAAAAGVLAVSAFALAGDDLPVAGNALAGSLVQQSEHLPADGRELSEAQLTQLRSDGWVCPELESLGFHVQSATVTTVDGRPAVEMHLSDGKYYATVLEQHREDRRRPVDGQPGVGELQIRGSSPWTATYETPAATFTYESDRPEEQADDAVPVLQELSTRASAGVNAGIAAEPAAAEADARDDSLSGRLQRGIRKITEMLTP
- a CDS encoding Mrp/NBP35 family ATP-binding protein; translated protein: MSTTLEQAVNAALTTVIDPELRRPITELGMVDSIEIADDGRVRLAVLLTIAGCPLRDTITADSERALSAVPGVTAVEVELKVMNQAQRDALKEQLRGAGGQRGIPFNQPGSLTKVFAVASGKGGVGKSSVTVNLACALAAQGLRVGIVDADVYGFSVPALMGITQPPTRVDDMILPPVAYGVKVISIGMFVTANQPVAWRGPMLHRALEQFLTDVYFGDLDALFLDLPPGTGDIAISVAQLLPKAEILVVTTPQTAAADVAERAGAIATQTGQSVAGVIENMSYLEMPDGGRMELFGSGGGAVLAERLTATVGADVPLLGQIPLDILLREGGDAGSPIVLGQPETPAAVALTSIAGKLAAKPRGLTEMKLGLQPR